The Niastella koreensis GR20-10 genome includes a window with the following:
- a CDS encoding SusC/RagA family TonB-linked outer membrane protein, with translation MRISFLAILLTFSGLLMARSGNGQDLNKIIISIDLKNASLKEAIKKIESLTQLAFTYRTADVAEVDHITYQASKAPVNNILGDLLQHTGLRYDQVDGNIVIKKIKKQEPTVDINIVDAAPYDGGIRGRVTDEAGAPLSNASVMVLGTDRGTAANKEGVFNLGGLKAGKYKLQVSAVGFTTQFTEITIKDNETLEVSVALKEGTGKMEEVIVTALGISRKERSVGYSTQEIKGDNLTVAKEQNVLGSLGGKIAGVQLSGSSGASMGGTQKIQIRGTNFLTGGGEPLVVVDNTPISNSNYAARNGRDYGNLAQDINPDDIESINVLKGPAASALYGLRGQFGVIMITTRKGKNAQKPVVNFSSAYSVEKAGNFLPLQNTYGAGSNLSFSTININGVPTKFVDGEWDESWGPKMDGTPVRHQYSFYPDDPDFGKETPFVPHPNNIKDYFETGHTFNNSISFSGGGQNTSFRLSYNNTDVKGIEPNTYLKRNNLSFSGSLSVNPNLVISTTLNYANNKAQRPSQGYQSLGSRNMYQWFQRNLDMNKLKQYKYADGTFYQWNVSAPTNGVYTSRTSPIDWNNPYFDAYENPAHDSRDRFFGNVGVSYTIMPGLKVNGFVRQDGFIQNLDGRNAEGGRGVPAFWIGKYESKEMNYEFLATYNKEFGRFTVGANLGGNLMNQRYTYLRQETQGGFVSPGFYDITNSLDRPLVKNVLKRKEVRSAYGSVSLGYNNTYFIDASLRRDISSALPDNNNAYLYPSVSASMVFSELLKVIPISYGKIRASFAQAGSDIDIYQTTNSFGLQQPYSGNFPMYVPDTLKNPNLKPSLGTAYEAGLDMRFLQDRVGFSFTWYYQQNQDAVMNLDVSGVSGYSKYVINAGNIQNKGIELTVSGTPIRMKDLTWTSSFNIARNKNKIKELYPGINSLILDQNRYSSVDMFLLANVNESFGSIVGNAYMRDSATGKILLDASNMPMYVTNHNFGTVLPKFTGGWQNTLTWKNFDLSAVIDFQKGGQFFSWTKMLAVKSGQAAETAVMNENGKNIRDPLTDGGGLKVTGISNSSKQEVTAFVNARTWYRNNLGTKIYEQWLYDASYIRMREIRVGYTFSKANIAKLPVKSLNLAFITRNPFMIWQKAPKGLNPAELATGSTSFNWLETGQLATTRSYGINLNVSF, from the coding sequence ATGAGAATATCTTTCCTGGCTATCTTACTCACTTTTAGCGGACTGCTTATGGCCCGTTCGGGCAATGGCCAGGACCTGAACAAGATCATCATTTCCATCGACTTGAAGAACGCTTCCCTGAAGGAGGCCATCAAAAAAATTGAATCACTCACCCAGCTTGCGTTCACTTACCGTACAGCCGACGTGGCGGAAGTTGACCATATCACTTACCAGGCTTCCAAAGCCCCGGTTAACAATATCCTGGGCGACCTGTTGCAACATACCGGGTTACGGTACGACCAGGTGGACGGGAACATTGTTATAAAGAAGATCAAAAAACAGGAACCGACTGTTGATATAAATATTGTTGATGCAGCACCCTACGATGGCGGCATACGCGGCCGCGTAACCGATGAGGCGGGGGCGCCGCTGTCCAATGCCTCGGTAATGGTGTTGGGTACCGACAGAGGAACGGCGGCCAATAAAGAGGGCGTGTTTAACCTGGGCGGATTAAAAGCAGGTAAATACAAATTACAGGTATCTGCTGTGGGTTTTACCACCCAGTTTACAGAGATCACCATCAAAGACAATGAAACGCTGGAGGTATCGGTAGCGCTGAAAGAAGGTACTGGTAAAATGGAAGAGGTGATTGTTACTGCATTGGGTATTTCGCGGAAGGAAAGATCGGTTGGGTATTCAACCCAGGAAATAAAAGGCGATAACCTTACGGTTGCCAAAGAACAGAACGTACTGGGCAGTTTGGGTGGCAAGATAGCCGGCGTACAACTGAGCGGCTCCTCCGGTGCCAGTATGGGCGGTACCCAGAAAATACAAATAAGAGGTACCAATTTCCTGACCGGCGGCGGTGAGCCGTTGGTGGTTGTAGACAATACACCCATTTCCAATAGCAACTATGCCGCACGCAATGGACGTGATTACGGTAACCTGGCGCAGGATATAAACCCCGATGATATTGAATCGATCAACGTGCTGAAAGGCCCGGCTGCATCAGCATTGTATGGTTTACGCGGGCAGTTTGGCGTTATTATGATCACTACCCGCAAAGGAAAGAATGCACAAAAACCGGTGGTGAATTTCAGCTCTGCCTATTCAGTAGAAAAAGCCGGTAACTTTTTGCCCTTGCAGAATACCTATGGCGCCGGTTCAAACCTTTCGTTTTCTACCATCAATATCAACGGCGTGCCTACTAAGTTTGTAGATGGCGAATGGGATGAAAGCTGGGGCCCTAAAATGGATGGAACACCCGTACGGCACCAGTATTCGTTTTATCCCGATGATCCTGACTTTGGAAAAGAAACACCCTTTGTGCCGCATCCCAATAACATCAAAGACTATTTTGAAACCGGCCATACTTTTAACAACAGCATCTCCTTTTCGGGCGGTGGACAAAACACTTCTTTCCGGTTGTCATATAACAATACCGATGTAAAAGGTATTGAACCGAATACCTACTTAAAAAGAAACAACCTCTCATTCAGCGGTTCGCTGAGTGTTAACCCTAACCTTGTTATAAGCACCACGTTGAACTATGCCAATAACAAGGCGCAGCGGCCGTCGCAGGGGTATCAAAGTTTGGGTTCGCGCAATATGTACCAGTGGTTTCAGCGCAACCTCGATATGAATAAATTAAAACAGTACAAGTATGCCGATGGTACATTTTATCAGTGGAATGTTTCCGCGCCCACGAACGGTGTGTATACAAGCAGAACAAGTCCTATAGACTGGAACAATCCTTATTTTGATGCGTATGAAAACCCTGCACACGATTCACGCGACCGGTTCTTTGGTAATGTAGGCGTGTCATATACTATTATGCCGGGGTTGAAAGTAAATGGCTTTGTACGGCAGGATGGGTTTATTCAAAACCTGGATGGCAGGAATGCAGAAGGCGGTCGTGGCGTTCCAGCTTTCTGGATAGGCAAGTATGAATCGAAAGAAATGAATTATGAGTTCCTGGCTACCTATAATAAAGAGTTTGGCCGTTTTACCGTGGGCGCCAACCTGGGCGGCAATTTAATGAACCAGCGATATACTTATCTGCGTCAGGAAACGCAGGGCGGTTTTGTTTCCCCCGGTTTTTATGATATCACCAATTCGCTCGACCGGCCGCTGGTGAAAAATGTTTTAAAGCGGAAAGAAGTAAGAAGCGCTTATGGGTCTGTTTCGCTGGGTTATAATAACACCTACTTTATCGATGCCAGCTTGCGGCGGGATATATCCTCAGCATTACCCGACAATAACAATGCTTATTTGTATCCATCGGTTTCGGCAAGTATGGTATTCAGTGAGCTGTTAAAAGTAATCCCCATTTCTTATGGCAAGATCAGGGCAAGTTTTGCCCAGGCAGGTTCGGATATAGATATTTATCAAACCACCAATTCATTTGGCTTACAGCAGCCCTATAGCGGTAACTTTCCCATGTATGTGCCCGATACGTTAAAGAACCCCAATTTGAAACCTTCATTAGGTACAGCTTATGAAGCCGGTTTGGATATGCGGTTTTTGCAGGACCGTGTTGGTTTCAGTTTTACCTGGTATTATCAGCAAAACCAGGATGCCGTAATGAATCTCGATGTATCGGGCGTAAGCGGGTACTCTAAGTATGTGATCAATGCAGGGAATATTCAGAACAAAGGCATTGAATTAACAGTAAGCGGCACGCCTATAAGAATGAAAGACCTTACCTGGACAAGCAGTTTTAACATTGCCCGGAATAAAAATAAAATAAAGGAATTGTATCCCGGTATCAATTCACTGATCCTCGATCAGAACCGCTACTCCAGTGTAGATATGTTTTTACTGGCGAATGTAAATGAATCGTTCGGGTCCATTGTTGGTAATGCCTATATGCGTGATTCGGCAACCGGGAAGATCTTACTCGATGCCAGCAATATGCCCATGTATGTTACCAATCACAATTTTGGGACAGTATTGCCCAAATTCACCGGTGGCTGGCAAAATACCCTCACCTGGAAGAATTTTGATCTGAGTGCCGTAATAGATTTTCAAAAAGGCGGACAGTTCTTTAGCTGGACAAAAATGCTGGCCGTTAAAAGCGGACAGGCGGCAGAAACTGCTGTGATGAATGAGAATGGAAAAAACATCCGCGATCCGTTGACGGATGGCGGCGGCTTAAAGGTCACCGGCATCTCCAACAGCTCCAAACAGGAAGTCACTGCGTTTGTAAATGCAAGAACCTGGTACCGTAATAACCTGGGCACCAAAATTTATGAACAATGGTTGTATGATGCTTCGTATATCAGGATGCGTGAGATAAGAGTGGGGTATACTTTTTCAAAAGCCAATATTGCAAAGCTGCCGGTTA